A genomic region of Pseudomonas sp. RSB 5.4 contains the following coding sequences:
- a CDS encoding AraC family transcriptional regulator: MTSFDRFQAPPDADMEKQRAELAAIIRRNTTDDGSYATAIGSLFMSRHTQSHDFAPVLAQPALCIMAQGRKEVRLADEYFNYDPLNYLVVSVSMPLSGRVVNVSPEEPILAVRLDIDPAEITALIADAGPMGVPTRPTGRGLYVEQIDSAMLDAVLRLARLLDAPKDIAMLAPLIRREILYRLLRSPQGHRLYEIAIANSQSHRISQAIKWLNGNFEQPLRIDDLAKEVNLSVSTLHHRFKAMTAMSPLQYQKQLRLQEARRLMLAEGLEASAAGYRVGYESPSQFSREYSRLFGAPPLRDLARLRQSV; this comes from the coding sequence ATGACGTCATTCGATCGTTTCCAAGCCCCGCCCGATGCCGACATGGAAAAACAGCGCGCAGAACTCGCGGCGATCATCCGTCGCAACACCACCGACGATGGCAGTTATGCGACCGCCATCGGCTCGCTGTTCATGTCGCGCCACACCCAATCCCACGACTTCGCCCCGGTACTCGCGCAACCGGCGCTGTGCATCATGGCTCAGGGTCGTAAAGAGGTGCGGCTGGCGGATGAGTACTTCAATTACGATCCGCTGAATTACCTGGTGGTCTCGGTCTCGATGCCGCTCAGCGGACGGGTGGTGAATGTCTCGCCGGAGGAGCCGATCCTCGCTGTGCGCCTGGACATCGACCCGGCGGAAATCACCGCACTGATCGCCGACGCCGGCCCGATGGGTGTGCCGACCCGGCCCACGGGACGCGGTCTGTATGTCGAGCAGATCGACAGTGCGATGCTCGACGCGGTGCTGCGGCTGGCGCGCCTGCTCGACGCGCCGAAAGACATCGCCATGCTCGCGCCGCTGATTCGCCGGGAGATTCTCTATCGCCTGCTGCGCAGTCCGCAGGGTCATCGCTTGTATGAAATCGCGATTGCCAACAGCCAGAGCCACCGCATCAGCCAGGCGATCAAATGGCTCAACGGCAACTTCGAGCAGCCGCTGCGCATCGATGATCTGGCGAAGGAAGTGAACCTCAGCGTCTCGACCCTGCATCACCGTTTCAAGGCAATGACGGCGATGAGTCCGTTGCAGTACCAGAAGCAGCTACGCCTGCAAGAGGCGCGACGCCTGATGCTGGCTGAAGGGCTGGAAGCGTCGGCCGCGGGCTATCGAGTCGGGTATGAAAGTCCGTCGCAGTTCAGCCGCGAGTACAGCCGCTTGTTTGGCGCGCCGCCGTTGCGGGATCTGGCGCGGTTGCGGCAGTCGGTCTGA
- a CDS encoding aldehyde dehydrogenase family protein, with protein sequence MNFPTTLDGLYINGQWSAGREHLRVINPATEALLTTVNGGDESAVDLAVSAATEAFKSWSKTSGAERGAILRNIANGVRNGRDHLMQLQSSNNGKPQFEASIDVDDVIATFEYYAELAEGLDAQQDSNVVLPSDDFSARLRREPCGVVGLIVPWNFPMVTTAWKLAPALAAGCCVVLKPSEVTPLPELELAAIIAESGLPQGVFNLVCGTGLAVGAPLSADPRIAKISFTGSNAVGVQVMQRAAETVKGVSLELGGKSSLLVLADADLELAVELACGGGFFNAGQMCSATSRVLVADELADEFLIRLQARAEKIRVADPFDPEVEMGALVNQAQYQRVLGHIDRGLSAGAKLICGGNRPADLPRGYFLQPTVFTEVPLDSALWCEEIFGPVLCVRSFSSEAEAIALANDSQFGLVASVVTRDAAAADRVANALQAGLVWINAPQVIFPQTAWGGYKQSSIGRELGPWGLAAFQEIKHVIRAL encoded by the coding sequence ATCAATTTCCCAACCACACTCGATGGCCTGTACATCAACGGCCAATGGTCCGCCGGTCGCGAGCATCTGCGGGTGATCAACCCGGCCACCGAAGCGCTGCTGACCACGGTCAATGGCGGCGATGAAAGCGCGGTTGATCTGGCCGTCAGCGCAGCCACTGAAGCGTTCAAGAGCTGGTCGAAAACCAGCGGTGCCGAACGTGGTGCGATCCTGCGCAACATCGCCAATGGCGTGCGCAACGGTCGCGATCACCTGATGCAGCTGCAGTCGAGCAACAACGGTAAACCGCAGTTCGAAGCGTCCATCGACGTCGATGACGTGATCGCCACGTTCGAGTATTACGCCGAACTCGCCGAAGGTCTCGATGCGCAACAGGACAGCAACGTGGTGCTGCCCAGCGACGACTTCAGTGCGCGTCTGCGGCGTGAGCCGTGTGGTGTGGTCGGGCTGATCGTGCCGTGGAATTTCCCGATGGTCACCACCGCGTGGAAACTCGCGCCGGCGCTGGCCGCCGGTTGCTGTGTGGTGCTGAAACCGTCGGAAGTCACGCCGCTGCCGGAGCTGGAACTGGCGGCGATCATCGCCGAATCCGGTCTGCCCCAAGGCGTGTTCAACCTGGTGTGCGGCACCGGTCTGGCGGTCGGTGCGCCGCTGTCGGCGGATCCGCGCATCGCCAAGATCTCCTTCACTGGCAGCAACGCGGTCGGCGTGCAAGTGATGCAACGCGCCGCCGAAACCGTGAAGGGCGTGAGCCTGGAACTGGGGGGCAAATCTTCGCTGCTGGTGCTGGCTGATGCCGATCTGGAACTGGCGGTGGAGCTGGCCTGTGGCGGCGGATTCTTCAACGCCGGGCAGATGTGCTCGGCCACCAGTCGGGTGTTGGTCGCCGATGAGCTGGCCGACGAATTCCTGATCCGTTTGCAGGCCCGCGCGGAAAAAATCCGCGTGGCCGATCCGTTCGATCCTGAAGTGGAGATGGGCGCGCTGGTCAATCAGGCGCAGTACCAGCGCGTGCTCGGCCACATCGATCGCGGCTTGAGCGCCGGGGCGAAATTGATCTGCGGCGGCAATCGTCCGGCGGATCTGCCACGCGGGTATTTCCTGCAGCCGACGGTGTTCACCGAAGTGCCCCTCGACAGTGCGTTGTGGTGTGAAGAGATCTTTGGCCCGGTGCTCTGCGTACGCAGCTTCTCTTCAGAAGCCGAGGCGATTGCCTTGGCCAACGACAGCCAGTTTGGGCTGGTCGCCAGTGTGGTGACTCGCGATGCGGCTGCGGCAGATCGGGTGGCGAATGCGTTGCAGGCCGGGCTGGTGTGGATCAATGCGCCGCAGGTGATCTTCCCGCAGACCGCCTGGGGTGGCTACAAGCAGAGCAGCATCGGCCGTGAATTGGGGCCGTGGGGCCTGGCCGCTTTTCAGGAAATCAAGCACGTGATCCGGGCGCTCTGA
- a CDS encoding 5-guanidino-2-oxopentanoate decarboxylase, with protein MATCGEVLVKLLEDYGVEQVFGIPGVHTVELYRGLARSRINHVTPRHEQGAGFMADGYARTSGKPGVCFIITGPGMTNITTAMGQAYADSIPMLVISSVQTRSQLGGGRGKLHELPNQSALVGGVAAFSHTLMSAAELPGVLARAFALFQAGRPRPVHIEIPLDVLVEEADELLGSVPVSIDRAGAAPSAVSRMTELLANARRPLILAGGGAIDAAPELTRLAERLDAPVALTINAKGMLPSSHPLLIGSTQTLVATRALVADADVVLAIGTELAETDYDVTFAGGFEIPGKLLRIDIDADQTVRNYPPHVALVADSRNAAQALLSALAQQELAERSSDWGQVRAAQLRTELAASWDAPTLAQTLFLDTVLDELPDAVFVGDSTQPVYTGNLTFNPDHPRRWFNSSTGYGTLGYALPAAIGAWLGGSIKGGARPPVVCLIGDGGLQFTLPELASAVEARTPVIVLLWNNQGYEEIKKYMVNRAIEPVGVDIYTPDFIGVAKALGCAAEAISSVEQLRGALRAATDRQGPTLIEIDQTQWMQAVAK; from the coding sequence ATGGCGACGTGTGGCGAAGTACTGGTCAAGTTACTCGAGGATTACGGGGTCGAGCAGGTGTTCGGCATTCCCGGGGTGCACACCGTTGAGCTGTATCGCGGCCTGGCCCGTTCGCGCATCAACCACGTCACTCCACGGCATGAACAGGGTGCCGGTTTCATGGCTGACGGCTATGCGCGCACCAGCGGCAAACCGGGTGTGTGCTTCATCATCACCGGCCCGGGCATGACCAACATCACCACCGCGATGGGCCAGGCCTACGCCGACTCGATCCCGATGCTGGTGATCTCCAGCGTGCAGACCCGCAGCCAGTTGGGCGGCGGTCGTGGCAAGCTCCATGAGTTGCCGAACCAGAGCGCGCTGGTCGGCGGTGTCGCTGCGTTCTCTCACACCCTGATGTCCGCTGCGGAATTGCCGGGCGTGCTGGCGCGTGCCTTCGCCCTGTTCCAGGCCGGGCGCCCGCGTCCGGTGCACATCGAAATTCCGCTGGACGTGCTGGTCGAGGAGGCCGATGAATTGCTCGGCAGCGTTCCGGTGAGCATCGATCGTGCCGGTGCGGCACCGAGTGCCGTCAGCCGCATGACTGAGCTGCTGGCCAACGCCAGGCGTCCGCTGATTCTCGCTGGCGGCGGAGCCATCGACGCCGCACCTGAGCTGACCCGACTGGCCGAGCGCCTCGATGCCCCCGTAGCACTGACCATCAACGCCAAAGGCATGTTGCCGTCGAGCCACCCGCTGCTGATCGGCTCGACGCAAACGCTGGTCGCGACCCGTGCACTGGTGGCCGATGCCGACGTGGTGCTGGCGATCGGCACCGAGCTGGCGGAGACCGATTACGACGTCACCTTCGCCGGTGGTTTCGAGATCCCCGGCAAGTTGCTGCGCATCGACATCGACGCCGATCAGACCGTGCGCAACTATCCGCCGCACGTGGCGTTGGTCGCCGATTCGCGCAACGCCGCGCAAGCGCTGCTCAGTGCGCTGGCACAGCAAGAACTCGCCGAACGCAGCAGCGATTGGGGCCAGGTTCGCGCCGCACAACTGCGCACTGAACTGGCCGCAAGCTGGGATGCGCCGACCCTGGCCCAGACCCTCTTTCTCGACACTGTGCTTGATGAACTGCCGGATGCGGTGTTCGTCGGCGATTCCACGCAACCGGTGTACACCGGCAACCTCACGTTCAACCCGGATCACCCGCGCCGCTGGTTCAATTCGTCCACCGGTTACGGCACCCTCGGTTACGCCTTGCCGGCGGCGATCGGCGCATGGCTCGGCGGCAGCATCAAGGGCGGCGCGCGCCCGCCAGTGGTGTGCCTGATCGGCGATGGCGGTTTGCAGTTCACCCTGCCGGAACTGGCCAGTGCGGTTGAGGCGCGCACGCCGGTGATCGTCCTGCTGTGGAATAACCAGGGCTACGAAGAGATCAAGAAGTACATGGTCAACCGTGCCATCGAGCCAGTTGGCGTCGATATCTACACCCCGGATTTCATCGGCGTCGCCAAGGCCCTGGGCTGCGCCGCCGAAGCGATCAGCTCGGTTGAACAGCTGCGTGGTGCGCTGCGTGCAGCCACTGATCGTCAGGGCCCGACCCTGATTGAAATCGACCAGACTCAATGGATGCAGGCGGTGGCCAAATGA
- a CDS encoding LysR substrate-binding domain-containing protein, which translates to MKRLPPLPALHTFLITAQCCNFTRAAEQLHITQGAVSRQIAGLEDHLGYELFIRLARGLELTAEGREWLPRVEKIFGLISEATEQIGLKRQTLQLKAPSCVMRWLVPRLLQWQKERPDVPVKLTTTLAHGVDFQREPFDAAVIYGTPPDNSSTALHLFDEQLTPVCSPALLKGPPALSEPADLQQHLLLHPTHDIQDWTVWLTAAGLQLSNVDTGQHFETLDQAMSMASHGTGVAIGDWSLIGDDLRAGRLVMPFELKVKTGLGYYVVMPQGGEASPQLEELMIWLVEQAHTR; encoded by the coding sequence ATGAAACGACTGCCTCCCCTGCCCGCCCTGCACACGTTTCTGATCACTGCGCAGTGCTGCAACTTCACCCGGGCGGCCGAGCAGTTGCACATCACCCAGGGCGCAGTGAGCCGGCAGATCGCCGGGCTGGAGGATCATCTCGGTTATGAGTTGTTCATTCGTCTGGCCCGAGGCCTTGAGCTGACCGCTGAAGGACGTGAGTGGCTGCCACGGGTGGAGAAGATCTTTGGCCTGATCAGCGAAGCGACCGAGCAGATCGGTCTCAAGCGGCAAACCCTGCAACTCAAGGCGCCGAGCTGCGTGATGCGCTGGCTGGTGCCGCGCCTGCTGCAGTGGCAAAAGGAACGCCCGGATGTGCCGGTCAAACTGACCACCACACTGGCCCACGGCGTGGACTTTCAGCGTGAGCCATTCGATGCCGCGGTGATCTACGGCACGCCGCCGGACAATTCGTCGACCGCCCTGCATCTGTTCGATGAACAACTGACGCCAGTCTGTTCGCCAGCGCTATTGAAGGGCCCACCGGCGCTGAGCGAACCGGCCGATCTGCAACAGCATCTGCTGCTGCATCCCACCCACGATATCCAGGACTGGACCGTGTGGCTGACAGCCGCCGGGTTGCAATTGAGCAATGTCGACACGGGGCAGCATTTCGAGACGCTGGATCAGGCGATGTCGATGGCCTCCCACGGGACGGGTGTGGCGATTGGCGACTGGTCGCTGATCGGCGATGACCTGCGCGCGGGGCGGCTGGTGATGCCGTTTGAGTTGAAGGTGAAGACGGGGCTGGGGTACTACGTGGTGATGCCGCAGGGTGGGGAAGCATCGCCGCAGTTGGAGGAGTTGATGATCTGGCTGGTGGAACAGGCGCATACCCGCTGA
- a CDS encoding NAD(P)-dependent oxidoreductase, with the protein MSKIAIIGATGRAGSQLLEEALRRGHSVTAIARDTSKIGNRAGVVSKNVDVLDSAALQAAVAGHDVVISAAHFATVPASAVVGPVKQAGVKRLLVVGGAGSLLLPDDTRVIDSAGFPAEYKTEASAGAAFLDALRQEQDLDWTFLSPSAEFVEGERTGTFRVGKDHLLVSAEGRSWITFADYAIALIDEVETPKHSRQRFTVGY; encoded by the coding sequence ATGAGCAAGATCGCAATCATTGGTGCCACCGGCCGTGCCGGTAGCCAACTGCTGGAAGAAGCCCTGCGTCGCGGCCATAGCGTCACCGCCATCGCCCGCGATACCTCGAAGATCGGCAACCGTGCCGGTGTGGTCAGCAAGAATGTCGATGTGCTGGATTCGGCGGCGCTGCAAGCGGCCGTCGCCGGTCACGACGTGGTGATCAGCGCCGCGCATTTCGCCACCGTACCGGCCAGTGCCGTGGTCGGCCCGGTGAAGCAGGCTGGCGTGAAGCGTCTGCTGGTGGTCGGGGGTGCCGGTTCGCTGTTGCTGCCGGACGACACCCGAGTGATCGACAGCGCGGGTTTCCCCGCCGAATACAAAACCGAGGCCAGTGCGGGGGCAGCGTTTCTCGATGCCTTGCGTCAGGAGCAGGATCTGGACTGGACCTTCCTCTCGCCATCGGCAGAGTTTGTCGAAGGTGAGCGCACCGGCACCTTCCGCGTCGGCAAGGATCACTTGCTGGTGAGTGCCGAAGGTCGTAGCTGGATCACCTTCGCCGATTACGCGATCGCGCTGATCGACGAAGTGGAAACGCCGAAGCATTCGCGTCAGCGGTTTACGGTCGGCTACTAA
- a CDS encoding MBL fold metallo-hydrolase, with protein sequence MIGFTSLKRVLLATATLGFAAHAAAANLTLDVYNPGTNAIFPVTSVLVSGEKDAILVDAQFGKAQAEQVVEKIRASGKHLTTIYISHGDPDYYFGLDTLTQAFPDATVLASQPTVDHIKQTVDGKLAFWGPKMGADVPAKTIVPGVLKGDSLMLEGQKLQVVGLEGKQPDRSFVWIPSLKAVVGGVVVAENIHVWMADTQTAQSHADWLQTLHSIETLKPKTVVPGHYLGESSRSLASVKFTADYIKAFDEETAKAKDSAALIKAMQKRYPKLGEESSLELSAKVAKGEMKW encoded by the coding sequence ATGATCGGCTTCACTTCCCTTAAACGCGTTTTGCTCGCCACCGCCACCCTCGGTTTCGCGGCCCACGCCGCTGCCGCCAACCTGACCCTGGATGTCTACAACCCGGGCACCAACGCGATTTTCCCGGTGACTTCGGTGCTGGTCAGCGGCGAGAAAGACGCGATCCTGGTCGACGCGCAATTCGGCAAGGCCCAGGCCGAGCAGGTGGTGGAAAAGATCCGCGCCAGCGGCAAGCACTTGACCACCATCTACATCAGCCACGGTGACCCGGATTACTACTTCGGCCTCGACACCCTGACTCAGGCTTTCCCCGACGCCACCGTGCTGGCCTCGCAGCCGACCGTCGATCACATCAAGCAGACCGTCGACGGCAAACTCGCCTTCTGGGGCCCGAAAATGGGCGCCGACGTGCCGGCCAAAACCATCGTGCCGGGCGTGCTCAAGGGCGACAGCCTGATGCTCGAAGGGCAGAAGTTGCAGGTGGTGGGACTTGAAGGCAAACAACCGGATCGCAGCTTCGTGTGGATTCCGTCGCTCAAGGCTGTGGTCGGTGGCGTCGTGGTTGCCGAGAATATCCATGTGTGGATGGCCGACACTCAGACCGCGCAATCCCACGCCGACTGGCTGCAAACCCTGCACTCGATCGAAACCCTGAAGCCGAAAACCGTGGTGCCGGGTCACTATCTGGGCGAGAGCAGCCGCTCGCTGGCCAGCGTGAAATTCACCGCCGACTACATTAAGGCTTTCGACGAAGAAACCGCCAAGGCCAAAGATTCCGCCGCACTGATCAAGGCCATGCAAAAACGCTACCCGAAACTCGGCGAAGAAAGCTCGCTGGAGCTGAGCGCCAAAGTCGCCAAGGGCGAGATGAAGTGGTAA
- a CDS encoding LysR family transcriptional regulator, with protein sequence MDRLQAMRVFVTVVDLGSQSAAADHLDLSRPVVSRYLAELEDWVGARLMHRTTRKLSLTAAGSEILPRCRQMLELSTDMQAAVSEPHDAPRGLLRISVSTSFGQAQLADAMAAYVKRYPGVSIDLQMLDRTVNLVDERIDLAIRTSNDLDPNLIARRLTVCRSVVCAAPAYLRDNPPPQRVEDLSRHNCLTHSYFGKSLWHFEEDGEPVSVPVQGNISANEASTLLRATLAGAGVAMLPTYQAGVHVHAGELVRLLPDAEPRQMNIYAVYASRKHMPAALRSMLDFLVERFPENPKWDMGL encoded by the coding sequence ATGGATCGTCTTCAAGCAATGCGGGTGTTTGTCACGGTGGTGGATCTGGGCAGCCAGTCGGCGGCCGCCGATCATCTGGACCTGTCACGGCCGGTGGTGTCGCGCTATCTGGCGGAGCTGGAAGACTGGGTCGGCGCGCGTCTGATGCACCGCACCACGCGCAAGTTGAGCCTGACCGCCGCCGGCAGTGAAATCCTGCCGCGCTGCCGGCAGATGCTCGAACTCTCGACGGATATGCAGGCAGCAGTCAGTGAACCGCACGATGCACCGCGAGGATTGCTACGTATCAGCGTCAGCACCTCGTTCGGCCAGGCGCAACTGGCCGATGCGATGGCGGCGTACGTCAAACGTTACCCCGGGGTCAGCATCGATCTGCAGATGCTCGACCGTACGGTGAACCTGGTGGATGAGCGCATCGACCTGGCGATCCGCACCAGCAATGACCTCGATCCGAACCTGATCGCCCGACGCCTGACCGTGTGCCGCTCGGTGGTCTGCGCCGCACCGGCTTATCTGCGCGATAACCCGCCACCGCAGCGGGTCGAGGACCTGAGCCGACACAACTGCCTCACGCACTCGTATTTCGGCAAGAGCCTGTGGCATTTCGAGGAGGATGGCGAACCGGTGTCGGTGCCGGTACAGGGCAACATCAGCGCCAATGAAGCCAGCACCCTTTTGCGGGCGACGCTGGCCGGCGCGGGGGTGGCGATGCTGCCGACCTATCAGGCCGGGGTGCATGTGCATGCCGGTGAACTGGTACGTCTGCTGCCGGATGCCGAGCCACGACAGATGAACATCTACGCGGTGTATGCGTCACGCAAACACATGCCGGCGGCGCTGCGCAGCATGCTGGATTTTCTCGTCGAACGATTCCCGGAAAATCCCAAATGGGATATGGGCCTGTAA
- a CDS encoding helix-turn-helix domain-containing protein: MNKPDLPSIPVFKLYGESLDWPTPDLLHCETISKRSREHQWEIKPHRHADLCQLLFVFKGQAELEIEGQRTQLNEPAIQVLPPLSVHGFRFSEDVEGFVVTLANPLINHLQAQLGNSVHALAQAEHYPAGKDAEYLNSLFSALQAEYNGHQPAREMLMHSLVSVIMVWVSRQAIVRHNASQRPQRQREYLNGFIQLVEETYRQHVKVEDLAHRLGISVSHLNGTCRELAGQPALQIMHERQLLEAKRLLTYTSMTIYEMSELLGFSDPTNFTRLFRRRVGISPKAFRDRLKAEQ, translated from the coding sequence ATGAACAAGCCTGACCTGCCTTCGATTCCGGTGTTCAAGCTCTACGGTGAAAGCCTGGACTGGCCGACCCCTGACTTGCTGCACTGTGAAACCATTTCCAAACGCAGCCGCGAACATCAATGGGAAATCAAACCCCACCGCCACGCCGATTTGTGCCAGTTGCTCTTCGTCTTCAAAGGTCAGGCAGAGCTTGAAATCGAAGGTCAACGCACGCAGCTCAACGAACCCGCCATTCAAGTCCTGCCACCGTTGTCGGTGCATGGTTTCCGCTTTTCCGAGGACGTCGAAGGATTCGTCGTCACCCTCGCCAATCCGTTGATCAATCACTTGCAGGCGCAACTGGGCAATTCGGTGCACGCACTGGCCCAGGCCGAGCACTATCCGGCGGGCAAGGATGCGGAGTACCTGAACAGCCTGTTTTCAGCGTTGCAGGCCGAGTACAACGGCCATCAGCCAGCGCGGGAAATGCTCATGCATTCGCTGGTCAGCGTGATCATGGTCTGGGTCAGCCGACAGGCGATCGTGCGCCATAACGCCAGCCAGCGACCGCAACGCCAGCGCGAATACCTCAACGGGTTCATTCAATTGGTGGAGGAGACTTACCGCCAGCATGTGAAGGTCGAAGACCTCGCCCATCGCCTGGGGATTTCGGTGTCGCACCTCAACGGCACCTGCCGGGAACTGGCAGGGCAGCCGGCGCTGCAGATCATGCACGAACGCCAGTTGCTGGAAGCCAAACGTTTGCTGACCTACACCAGCATGACCATTTACGAGATGTCGGAGTTGTTGGGGTTTTCCGATCCGACCAACTTCACGCGCCTGTTCCGGCGCCGGGTGGGGATATCGCCAAAGGCCTTCCGCGACCGGCTGAAGGCCGAGCAGTGA
- the pobA gene encoding 4-hydroxybenzoate 3-monooxygenase — protein MKTLKTQVAIIGAGPSGLLLGQLLHNAGIDTLIVERQTPDYVLGRIRAGVLEQGMVELLRQAGVGARMDAEGLVHTGFDLALDGRLAHIDLQGLTGGKTVMVYGQTEVTRDLMAARREAGALSFYEVSDVVPHGMKSDEAFITFEKDGETWRVDCDYIAGCDGFHGVARQSIPEDCLKIFERVYPFGWLGILADTPPVHDELVYARHERGFALCSMRSATRTRYYLQVPAEENVADWSDERFWAELKTRLPAALAEKLVTGPSIEKSIAPLRSFVVEPMQYGRMFLLGDAAHIVPPTGAKGLNLAASDVSTLFNILLKVYREGRTDLLEKYSEICLRRVWKAERFSWWMTSMLHRFDEHDDFSQRISASELDYFVSSEAGRKTIAENYVGLPYEAIE, from the coding sequence ATGAAAACGCTGAAAACCCAAGTCGCCATCATCGGCGCCGGTCCGTCCGGATTGCTCCTCGGTCAGTTGCTGCACAATGCTGGCATCGACACCCTGATTGTCGAACGCCAGACACCCGATTACGTGCTCGGGCGAATTCGCGCCGGGGTGCTTGAACAAGGCATGGTAGAGCTGTTGCGTCAGGCCGGCGTGGGTGCGCGCATGGATGCCGAAGGGTTGGTGCACACCGGCTTCGATCTGGCATTGGATGGACGTCTGGCACACATCGATCTGCAGGGTTTGACCGGCGGAAAAACCGTGATGGTTTACGGCCAGACCGAAGTCACTCGCGACCTGATGGCCGCTCGTCGGGAGGCCGGGGCGCTGTCGTTTTATGAAGTGAGCGATGTCGTTCCTCACGGCATGAAAAGCGACGAGGCCTTTATTACTTTCGAAAAGGACGGTGAAACCTGGCGCGTCGATTGCGATTACATCGCCGGTTGCGATGGTTTTCACGGCGTGGCCCGGCAGTCGATTCCCGAAGACTGCCTGAAGATTTTCGAGCGGGTCTATCCGTTCGGCTGGCTGGGGATTCTCGCGGACACCCCGCCGGTGCACGATGAGCTGGTGTACGCCCGTCACGAACGCGGCTTCGCCCTGTGCAGCATGCGTTCGGCCACGCGCACCCGTTACTACCTGCAAGTGCCGGCCGAGGAAAACGTCGCCGACTGGTCCGACGAGCGCTTTTGGGCTGAGCTGAAAACCCGTCTGCCCGCCGCGCTTGCCGAAAAACTGGTGACTGGCCCGTCGATTGAAAAAAGCATCGCGCCGCTGCGCAGTTTTGTTGTCGAGCCGATGCAGTACGGGCGGATGTTTCTGCTCGGCGACGCCGCGCACATTGTGCCGCCCACCGGCGCCAAGGGCTTGAATCTGGCCGCCAGCGATGTCAGCACTTTGTTCAATATCCTGCTGAAGGTTTACCGCGAAGGACGCACGGACTTGTTGGAGAAATACTCGGAAATCTGCCTGCGCCGGGTATGGAAAGCCGAACGCTTTTCCTGGTGGATGACCTCGATGCTGCATCGCTTCGACGAACACGATGATTTCAGTCAGCGCATCAGCGCCTCGGAACTGGACTACTTTGTCAGTTCAGAAGCGGGGCGAAAAACCATTGCAGAAAATTACGTCGGACTTCCTTATGAGGCTATCGAATAG